Proteins encoded by one window of Haliotis asinina isolate JCU_RB_2024 chromosome 6, JCU_Hal_asi_v2, whole genome shotgun sequence:
- the LOC137287613 gene encoding uncharacterized protein isoform X2 produces the protein MGFLLTVAALMLPAAISGLQICSAGTGRSPSQIQLDVSTTQINTAGGMCSCRLTVSHPVLVDMFTNAWKQQCDSYMTVQKWGYSTQCTNGVVPTPSGQIHMVSFGEEILILVVASKPGAKGLSGQLSFMIQQSGMLNLECFAPNTNSSTTTTTSTTLVSTTSSTSRRNVATTTSPLPKTTRMITSASQPITHTGTVSSPDTTAQAQLTSPPGSTGGTRTTHAPCTQDLRAGCHIGGIFAAGVATGVGLVLIAGGLYVVISRRKWWTFRRHKPNDIPLSDAHPTYSGFTPRTEEPMNTYDKIDPKPSKGTDNPYINVS, from the exons ATGGGCTTCTTGTTGACTGTGGCTGCCCTTATGCTACCAGCAGCCATCTCAG GTCTACAGATATGTTCCGCGGGGACAGGCAGAAGCCCCAGTCAAATCCAACTTGATGTGTCTACCACACAGATCAACACAGCAGGAGGGATGTGTTCCTGCAGACTAACTGTGTCACACCCCGTACTTGTGGATATGTTCACCAATGCCTGGAAACAACAGTGTGATTCATACATGACTGTACAGAAGTGGGGGTACAGTACACAGTGTACAAATGGCGTTGTACCAACTCCATCTGGTCAGATTCACATGGTTAGCTTTGGAGAAGAGATATTGATCCTGGTGGTGGCTTCAAAACCTGGTGCCAAAGGACTGTCAGGACAACTGTCCTTCATGATTCAGCAATCAG GAATGCTAAACTTAGAGTGTTTTGCGCCAAACACTAACAGCAGcacaacaactactacttcAACAACACTGGTTTCAACAACTTCCTCGACATCGAGGAGAAATGTTGCAACAACCACGTCTCCGCTTCCGAAAACTACAAGGATGATTACATCTGCATCCCAACCTATCACTCACACTGGAACAGTAAGCTCACCTGACACCACAGCTCAAGCACAGCTCACGTCCCCTCCTGGATCAACAGGTGGGACAAGGACTACTCATGCTCCTTGCACTCAAGACCTCAGGGCGGGATGTCATATAG GAGGCATCTTTGCTGCTGGAGTTGCTACAGGCGTTGGGTTGGTCCTCATCGCTGGTGGACTGTACGTCGTCATATCAAG GAGAAAATGGTGGACATTCCGCCGTCACAAACCCAACGACATCCCATTATCTGATGCCCATCCCACCTACTCCGGGTTCACGCCCAGAACTGAGGAGCCCATGAATACATACGACAAAATTGATCCAAAACCTTCAAAGGGGACGGACAATCCATATATCAATGTGTCATAG
- the LOC137287853 gene encoding uncharacterized protein, which produces MNVLVNLVVVTLPAVITGLQTCSSGIETSSMQIMLDVSTTQISTGGGVCSCRLTVSHTTQVEMFPSDWTPQCDTCMTIQKWGKSTQCTNGVVQTGQTNNVNTGEEIWILMVATKPGGRGLSGLVQFKVKQPSLQLTIKCFTPNTNSSTATTPIQTSSTTTTTPSVPTTTVASMKTTPTKPTSADKTTTSATDSTPQGQTATASADTSSRSSAGTTSGSAAASTGSTQATLTPTPGAVTDNTKDPFPGENGGHSAVTILMTSQSLMPIPPTPGSHPEQRSP; this is translated from the exons ATGAACGTCTTGGTGAATTTGGTTGTCGTCACGCTACCCGCAGTCATCACAG GATTACAGACATGCTCCTCGGGGATAGAGACCAGCTCCATGCAAATCATGCTGGATGTGTCTACCACACAGATCAGCACAGGGGGAGGGGTGTGTTCCTGTAGACTGACTgtgtcacacacaacacaggtgGAGATGTTCCCTTCTGACTGGACACCACAGTGTGATACATGCATGACTATACAGAAGTGGGGAAAAAGTACACAGTGTACAAATGGTGTTGTACAAACTGGACAGACTAACAACGTCAACACTGGTGAGGAAATATGGATCCTGATGGTGGCTACAAAACCTGGAGGCAGAGGACTGTCAGGACTGGTGCAGTTCAAGGTTAAGCAGCCATCAC TCCAGCTTACCATTAAGTGCTTTACGCCGAACACCAACAGTTCTACAGCAACAACGCCCATTCAAACATCATCAACCACAACTACAACACCATCCGTTCCAACAACAACAGTAGCAAGCATGAAGACAACACCAACAAAGCCAACAAGTGCAGATAAAACCACCACAAGCGCAACAGACAGTACACCTCAAGGGCAGACTGCTACTGCCTCAGCAGACACTTCTTCTAGATCATCTGCAGGAACTACTTCTGGGTCAGCTGCAGCATCAACAGGAAGTACTCAAGCTACTCTTACTCCTACTCCAGGTGCCGTTACAGACAATACAAAGGATCCCTTCCCAG gcgAAAATGGTGGACATTCCGCCGTCACAATCCTGATGACATCCCAATCTCTGATGCCCATCCCACCTACTCCGGGTTCACACCCAGAACAGAGGAGCCCATGA
- the LOC137287613 gene encoding uncharacterized protein isoform X1 → MGFLLTVAALMLPAAISGLQICSAGTGRSPSQIQLDVSTTQINTAGGMCSCRLTVSHPVLVDMFTNAWKQQCDSYMTVQKWGYSTQCTNGVVPTPSGQIHMVSFGEEILILVVASKPGAKGLSGQLSFMIQQSGMLNLECFAPNTNSSTTTTTSTTLVSTTSSTSRRNVATTTSPLPKTTRMITSASQPITHTGTVSSPDTTAQAQLTSPPGSTGGTRTTHAPCTQDLRAGCHIGNNDFPGGIFAAGVATGVGLVLIAGGLYVVISRRKWWTFRRHKPNDIPLSDAHPTYSGFTPRTEEPMNTYDKIDPKPSKGTDNPYINVS, encoded by the exons ATGGGCTTCTTGTTGACTGTGGCTGCCCTTATGCTACCAGCAGCCATCTCAG GTCTACAGATATGTTCCGCGGGGACAGGCAGAAGCCCCAGTCAAATCCAACTTGATGTGTCTACCACACAGATCAACACAGCAGGAGGGATGTGTTCCTGCAGACTAACTGTGTCACACCCCGTACTTGTGGATATGTTCACCAATGCCTGGAAACAACAGTGTGATTCATACATGACTGTACAGAAGTGGGGGTACAGTACACAGTGTACAAATGGCGTTGTACCAACTCCATCTGGTCAGATTCACATGGTTAGCTTTGGAGAAGAGATATTGATCCTGGTGGTGGCTTCAAAACCTGGTGCCAAAGGACTGTCAGGACAACTGTCCTTCATGATTCAGCAATCAG GAATGCTAAACTTAGAGTGTTTTGCGCCAAACACTAACAGCAGcacaacaactactacttcAACAACACTGGTTTCAACAACTTCCTCGACATCGAGGAGAAATGTTGCAACAACCACGTCTCCGCTTCCGAAAACTACAAGGATGATTACATCTGCATCCCAACCTATCACTCACACTGGAACAGTAAGCTCACCTGACACCACAGCTCAAGCACAGCTCACGTCCCCTCCTGGATCAACAGGTGGGACAAGGACTACTCATGCTCCTTGCACTCAAGACCTCAGGGCGGGATGTCATATAGGTAATAATGATTTTCCAG GAGGCATCTTTGCTGCTGGAGTTGCTACAGGCGTTGGGTTGGTCCTCATCGCTGGTGGACTGTACGTCGTCATATCAAG GAGAAAATGGTGGACATTCCGCCGTCACAAACCCAACGACATCCCATTATCTGATGCCCATCCCACCTACTCCGGGTTCACGCCCAGAACTGAGGAGCCCATGAATACATACGACAAAATTGATCCAAAACCTTCAAAGGGGACGGACAATCCATATATCAATGTGTCATAG